Proteins encoded in a region of the Pseudomonas syringae KCTC 12500 genome:
- a CDS encoding ABC transporter substrate-binding protein: MGHTLFKPLLLTTALLACAPLAQAASTLVYCSEASPAGFDPSQYTSGTDFDASAETVFNRLTQFKRGGTEVEPGLATRWDVSPDGLTYTFHLRDGVKFHTTDYFTPTRTFNADDVLFTFNRLLDANHPFRKAYPSESPYFTDMGLNTTIKSVEKVDPLTVKFTLNNIDAAFVQNLAMSFASIQSAEYADKLLKEGKAEDLNQKPIGTGPFVFKRYQKDSQIRYAGNTEYWKPEDVKIDNLIFSISSDAAVRLQKLKANECQVSGYPRPQDIEEMKKDPKLKVLSQPGFNLGFLAYNVTHPPLDQLKVRQALDMAIDKPAIIKAVYQSAGQLAENALPPGQWSFDPTIKDAPHDLTKARQLLKEAGVAPGTKIDLWAMTVQRASNPNARMSAQMIQSDWEKIGIKANIVSYEWGEYIKRAKAGEHDAMIYGWTGDNGDPDNWLGVLYSCAAVKGSNYAKWCDPAYDKLVQQAKLTSDRDERIKLYQQAQHILKQQVPITPIANSKVFQPMRQEVQDFKISPFGLTPFYGVSLGTVK, translated from the coding sequence ATGGGACACACACTTTTCAAACCGCTGCTGCTGACCACTGCACTGCTGGCCTGCGCACCTTTGGCCCAAGCGGCAAGCACGCTGGTGTATTGCTCTGAAGCCAGCCCTGCCGGTTTCGACCCCAGCCAGTACACCAGCGGCACCGACTTCGATGCCTCGGCCGAAACCGTTTTCAACCGTCTGACCCAGTTCAAGCGTGGCGGTACGGAAGTGGAGCCGGGCCTGGCCACGCGCTGGGACGTTTCGCCGGATGGCCTGACCTACACGTTTCACCTGCGCGACGGCGTGAAATTCCACACCACGGATTATTTCACCCCGACTCGTACGTTCAACGCCGATGACGTGCTGTTCACGTTCAATCGTCTGCTCGATGCCAACCACCCGTTCCGCAAGGCATATCCTTCCGAGTCGCCCTATTTCACCGACATGGGCCTGAATACGACGATCAAGAGCGTCGAGAAAGTCGACCCGCTGACCGTCAAGTTCACCCTGAACAACATCGATGCGGCCTTCGTGCAGAACCTGGCCATGAGCTTCGCCTCCATCCAGTCTGCCGAGTACGCAGACAAACTGCTCAAGGAAGGCAAGGCCGAGGACTTGAACCAGAAGCCCATCGGCACTGGCCCGTTCGTCTTCAAGCGCTACCAGAAGGATTCGCAGATCCGTTACGCCGGCAACACCGAGTACTGGAAGCCGGAGGATGTAAAGATCGACAACCTGATCTTCTCGATCAGCAGCGATGCCGCCGTGCGTCTGCAGAAGCTCAAGGCCAACGAATGCCAGGTCAGCGGCTACCCGCGTCCGCAGGACATCGAGGAGATGAAAAAGGACCCGAAACTCAAGGTCCTCAGCCAGCCCGGCTTCAACCTGGGCTTCCTGGCCTACAACGTCACGCATCCGCCGCTGGACCAGCTCAAGGTGCGTCAGGCGCTGGACATGGCCATCGACAAACCGGCGATCATCAAAGCGGTTTATCAGAGCGCAGGCCAACTGGCTGAAAATGCCCTGCCGCCGGGTCAGTGGAGCTTCGATCCGACCATCAAGGATGCTCCGCACGACCTGACCAAAGCCAGACAACTGCTCAAGGAAGCAGGTGTGGCGCCGGGTACCAAAATCGACCTGTGGGCCATGACCGTCCAGCGCGCGTCGAACCCCAACGCACGCATGTCAGCACAGATGATCCAGTCCGACTGGGAGAAGATCGGTATCAAGGCCAACATCGTCAGCTATGAATGGGGCGAATACATCAAGCGCGCCAAGGCCGGCGAACATGACGCAATGATCTACGGCTGGACCGGTGACAACGGCGACCCCGACAACTGGCTCGGCGTGCTTTACAGCTGCGCAGCCGTCAAAGGCAGCAACTACGCCAAATGGTGCGACCCGGCTTACGACAAGCTGGTGCAGCAGGCCAAGCTGACCAGCGACCGCGATGAGCGCATCAAGCTCTATCAGCAGGCTCAGCACATTCTCAAGCAGCAGGTGCCAATCACCCCGATTGCCAACTCCAAGGTGTTTCAGCCAATGCGTCAGGAAGTGCAGGACTTCAAGATCAGTCCCTTCGGCCTGACACCCTTTTATGGTGTCAGCCTGGGAACAGTGAAGTAA
- a CDS encoding ABC transporter substrate-binding protein: MLKHAVIPFLIGASLLASAPFAHAASNLVFCSEGSPAGFDPGQYTTGTDFDASAETIFNRLSQFERGGTAVVPGLATKWDISEDGLTYTFHLREGVKFHTTPYFKPTREFNADDVLFTFNRMIDKDMPYRKAYPTEFPYFTDMAMDTNITKIEKIDDHTVKFTLGKVDAAFIQNMAMSFASIQSAEYAAKLLKEGKPELINQQPIGTGPFVFKSYQKDSNIRYTGNKDYWKPEDVKVDNLIFAITTDASVRMQKLKKNECQITAYPRPADLEPLKADKNLKMPDQAGFNLGYIAYNVMPEIKGEDHPNPLAQLKVRQALDMAVNKQQIIDSVYQGAGQLAVNAMPPTQWSYDTTIKDAKYDPEKARQLLKEAGIKEGTEITLWAMPVQRPYNPNAKLMAEMLQSDWKKIGINAKIVSYEWGEYIKRAKNGENGAMLIGWSGDNGDPDNWLGTLFGCDALNGNNFAKWCDKPFDTLIHQADQADQAKRTELYKQAQHLLKDAVPMTPIAHSTVYQPMRTSVQDFKISPFGLNSFYGVSVSGK, encoded by the coding sequence ATGCTCAAACACGCGGTCATTCCGTTTCTGATCGGCGCCAGCCTGCTCGCCAGCGCACCTTTCGCTCACGCTGCATCGAATCTGGTGTTCTGTTCCGAGGGCAGCCCTGCCGGCTTCGATCCAGGTCAATACACCACAGGTACTGACTTCGACGCCTCGGCAGAGACCATCTTCAACCGCCTGAGTCAGTTTGAGCGCGGCGGCACCGCCGTAGTGCCGGGCCTGGCGACCAAATGGGACATCTCCGAAGATGGCCTGACGTATACCTTCCATCTTCGCGAAGGCGTCAAATTCCACACCACGCCGTACTTCAAGCCGACCCGTGAATTCAATGCCGATGACGTGCTGTTCACGTTCAATCGCATGATCGACAAGGACATGCCTTACCGCAAAGCGTATCCGACCGAATTCCCTTACTTCACCGATATGGCGATGGACACCAACATCACCAAAATCGAGAAGATCGACGACCACACCGTCAAGTTCACTCTGGGCAAGGTCGACGCCGCGTTCATCCAGAACATGGCGATGAGCTTCGCGTCCATCCAGTCCGCAGAATACGCTGCCAAGCTGCTCAAGGAAGGCAAGCCGGAGCTGATCAACCAGCAGCCGATCGGCACTGGCCCGTTCGTGTTCAAGAGCTACCAGAAAGACTCCAACATCCGTTACACCGGCAACAAGGACTACTGGAAGCCTGAAGACGTCAAGGTCGACAACCTGATCTTCGCCATCACCACCGATGCATCGGTGCGCATGCAGAAGCTCAAGAAAAACGAATGCCAGATCACCGCTTATCCGCGCCCTGCCGATCTCGAACCGCTCAAGGCCGACAAGAACCTGAAGATGCCCGATCAGGCAGGCTTCAACCTGGGTTACATCGCCTACAACGTGATGCCTGAGATCAAGGGCGAAGATCATCCAAACCCGCTGGCTCAGTTGAAAGTGCGTCAGGCACTGGACATGGCGGTCAACAAGCAGCAGATCATCGACTCGGTTTACCAGGGTGCAGGTCAATTGGCGGTCAACGCCATGCCGCCGACCCAGTGGTCCTATGACACCACCATCAAGGACGCCAAGTACGATCCCGAGAAGGCTCGCCAACTGCTCAAGGAAGCCGGCATCAAGGAAGGCACCGAAATCACCCTGTGGGCGATGCCGGTTCAGCGTCCTTACAACCCGAACGCCAAACTGATGGCCGAGATGCTCCAGTCCGACTGGAAGAAGATCGGTATCAACGCCAAGATCGTCAGCTATGAATGGGGCGAGTACATCAAGCGCGCCAAGAATGGCGAGAACGGCGCCATGCTGATTGGCTGGAGCGGTGACAATGGTGACCCGGACAACTGGCTCGGCACCCTGTTCGGCTGCGACGCCCTGAATGGCAACAACTTTGCCAAATGGTGCGACAAGCCGTTCGACACGCTGATCCATCAGGCCGATCAGGCCGATCAGGCCAAGCGCACCGAGCTGTACAAACAGGCGCAACACCTCCTGAAAGACGCCGTGCCAATGACGCCTATTGCGCACTCGACGGTCTATCAACCCATGCGTACCAGCGTGCAGGACTTCAA